One window of the Bombus pyrosoma isolate SC7728 linkage group LG5, ASM1482585v1, whole genome shotgun sequence genome contains the following:
- the LOC122567943 gene encoding E3 ubiquitin-protein ligase synoviolin A: MREAGIMLISTALTCAVIGNAYYQRKQFYPTVVHITKSNPSMTVIYTQGLILVFMINAFFRKIFFGTLRAAELEHLLEKVWYAVTETCLAFTVFRDDFSPKFIALFTLLLFLKSFHWLAEDRVDYMERSPVITWLFHLRVGTLLALLFAINLTMIHYAYNTTATKGPSVQLVFGFEYAILLTVVFNISVKYILHTIDLQSENPWDNKPVFLLYTELIIGLLKVILYVAFVTLMVKLYTLPLFALRAMYYTMRDFRKAFHDIVMSRRAIRNMNTLYPDATAEELAAADNVCIICREEMVSASKKLPCNHIFHTACLRSWFQRQQTCPTCRLNILRPVNNNQGNRQQNQAQAGPQVPQAPQAPGFNPIVQVLPAFWAGMQAPGAPAALQQQQQQPQQQQVSNATTQQQQAQNSGPNTPSTSFQNLTASGVPLFPPPFPTMVPLPPIPTPPPNLTELSEEELRAMEGNLRQAVEARIQTLQRVQLLLDAASAMMNQYQTAAVTANIPVPTATNNTNVTTDISSMAKQGTSKTACPELNSEQPQDNAELNVPTANSPNDNVNTLSGTNGNDVTPESSIRNDTESSSEQEMLRRRRLQKFSAHKCS, encoded by the exons ATGAGAGAGGCTGGAATAATGTTAATAAGCACAGCATTAACATGTGCTGTGATAGGCAACGCGTATTATCAAAGAAAACAGTTTTATCCAACAGTAGTTCACATAACCAAATCCAACCCTAGTATGACG GTAATCTATACACAAGGCTTGATTCTAGTATTTATGATAAATGCTTTCtttcgaaagatattttttggTACCCTACGTGCTGCTGAACTTGag CATTTGTTGGAAAAAGTATGGTATGCAGTAACTGAAACTTGTCTAGCATTTACAGTATTTAGAGATGACTTTAGTCCAAAATTCATAGCACTATTCAcacttcttttatttttgaaatcatTTCACTGGTTGGCAGAAGATCGTGTAGATTAT atgGAAAGAAGTCCTGTAATAACTTGGTTATTCCATCTTAGAGTTGGTACTCTATTGGCATTACTGTTTGCTATAAATTTAACCATGATTCATTATGCTTATAATACAACAGCAACAAAAGGTCCTTCAGTGCAACTTGTTTTTGGTTTTGAATATGCCATTCTCTTAACTGTTGTATTCAATATTAGTGTAAAGTATATATTGCATACAATAGATCTACAAAGTGAAAATCCATGGGACAATAAACcagtatttttattgtacacaGAATTAATAATTGGGCTGTTGAAG gttattttatatgttgcTTTTGTCACTTTGATGGTCAAATTATATACTTTACCTTTGTTTGCACTTCGTGCAATGTATTATACAATGAGAGACTTTAGGAAAGCGTTCCACGATATTGTAATGTCGCGTCGAGCTATCAGAAATatgaatacattatatccAGATGCTACGGCAGAAGAATTAGCTGCTGCTGATAATGTATGCATTATATGCAg GGAAGAAATGGTGTCGGCAAGTAAAAAGTTACCAtgtaatcatatttttcatactgCCTGCCTTCGTTCTTGGTTCCAACGTCAACAAACGTGCCCCACATGCcgcttaaatattttaagacctgttaataataatcaaggAAATAGGCAACAAAATCAAGCACAAGCAGGACCACAAGTGCCTCAAGCTCCACAAGCACCAGGATTTAATCCAATTG TTCAAGTCCTCCCAGCATTTTGGGCTGGAATGCAAGCTCCAGGGGCACCGGCAGCTttacaacaacagcaacaacagccACAACAGCAACAAGTTTCAAATGCGACAACACAGCAACAACAAGCTCAAAATAGTGGGCCAAATACTCCATCAACCTCATTTCAAAATTTGACAGCTAGTGGTGTACCGTTGTTTCCTCCACCATTCCCAACTATGGTACCGTTGCCTCCTATTCCTACGCCACCGCCGAACCTTACAGAATTAAGCGAAGAAGAACTTAGAGCAATGGAAGGTAATTTACGACAAGCCGTTGAAGCTAGAATACAAACGTTGCAAAGAGTTCAGCTTCTATTAGATGCTGCCAGTGCTATGATGAACCAATATCAAACAGCAGCTGTTACTGCTAA TATTCCAGTGCCAACTGCAACAAATAACACGAATGTTACAACAGATATTTCTTCAATGGCAAAACAAGGAACATCTAAAACTGCATGTCCTGAACTTAATAGCGAGCAACCGCAAGATAACGCTGAGTTGAATGTTCCTACTGCAAATTCTCCTAATGATAATGTAAATACGTTATCAGGCACAAACGGTAATGATGTAACTCCAGAATCATCAATTAGGAATGACACAGAATCTTCAAGTGAACAAGAAATGCTACGAAGACGTAGGCTACAAAAATTTTCAGCTCATAAATGTTCATAA